One Setaria italica strain Yugu1 chromosome I, Setaria_italica_v2.0, whole genome shotgun sequence DNA window includes the following coding sequences:
- the LOC101761013 gene encoding uncharacterized protein LOC101761013, whose protein sequence is MAPFCKDVVSNWRFSPPPVQRRQRAFPTRLSSPPIPRARRRGIAKRRSNRRPASNPTASQGGHLLESTPPRGAGAGRSSTLPPSRGGARGGGRRGPSRRSNNHGVRQENANFFYCGILWSLDKVLRRMWGITEPVLGDETLLVLDVNSYLIGIWNFKKYLHLGPGKKRDQGHAERLACGLGMSMTA, encoded by the exons ATGGCGCCCTTCTGCAAGGATGTCGTGAGCAATTGGAG ATTTAGCCCACCGCCAGTTCAAAGGAGGCAACGCGCTTTTCCGACCCGTCTCTCTTCTCCTCCAATCCCCCGAGCCCGACGCCGCGGCATTGCGAAGCGGCGGAGCAACCGCCGCCCCGCCTCGAACCCTACCGCCTCTCAAGGCGGCCACCTCCTCGAATCCACTCCGCCGCGGGGCGCTGGAGCCGGACGGTCCTCTACGCTCCCGccgtcccgcggcggcgcgcgcgggggtgGACGCCGCGGGCCTTCGCGGAGATCCAACAACCATGGCGTCCGTCAG GAAAATGCGAATTTCTTCTACTGTGGGATTCTCTGGAGTCTGGACAAAGTTTTAAGGCGAATGTG GGGAATCACTGAACCAGTTCTTGGAGATGAAACCCTTCTGGTGCTGGATGTGAATAGCTATCTGATTGGAATTTGGAATTTTAAGAAATACCTGCATCTAG GACCGGGAAAAAAGAGGGATCAAGGCCATGCGGAAAGGCTGGCCTGTGGGTTGGGCATGAGCATGACTGCATGA
- the LOC101765867 gene encoding putative clathrin assembly protein At5g35200 isoform X1, protein MAAGGTGIRKYVGALKDSTTVSIAKVNSDYKELDIAIVKATNHVESPAKEKYIRDIFYHLSPGRPRADVAYCIRALGRRLSKTRNWAVALKTLVVIHRALREVDPTFRDEFISYGRTSSHMLHMSYFKDDSSAEAWDYSAWVRNYALYLEERIESFRVLNYDVEKDPLRTRDLDTVGLLDQLPALQQLLFRLLGCQPQGSSSYNIIIQHALSMVALESVKIQTAINDAILNLVDKFFEMQRDDAIRALDMYKRAISQAEQLSEFYEVCKSIHIGRGERFLKIEQPPASFLAAMEEYVNNAPLASTVQRNQAVLAIEYNIKSEAEEPSTPPPPAPEPEPEPVKEVPPTAEPTDLLGMDESTPDTSEIDQKNASALAIVQQADNAPKAPAPTSTDSVATSWELALVTAPSSNGIAVTSSKLAGGLDLLTLDSLYNEAHRQAQQAQQNANYNPWETTPASGPMMQQPMHDPFYASNSIATARNVQMAAMAQQQHAFMLQKEQQRQMMMVAQQQQASSNPFADPYMHAGVHPYGAGMQLHAGNAYTGTGMM, encoded by the exons ATGGCTGCGGGTGGCACAGGTATCAGGAAGTACGTTGGGGCCCTCAAGGACAGCACAACAGTTAGCATAGCAAAAGTAAACAGCGATTATAAG GAGCTGGACATTGCTATTGTGAAGGCCACAAACCATGTTGAGAGTCCAGCAAAGGAGAAGTACATAAGAG ATATTTTTTACCATCTTTCTCCTGGGAGGCCTCGTGCAGATGTAGCCTACTGCATCCGTGCCCTTGGTAGACGTCTTTCGAAGACACGCAACTGGGCG GTTGCTCTGAAGACATTAGTTGTCATACACCGTGCTCTTCGGGAAGTTGATCCTACTTTCCGTGACGAGTTTATTAGTTATGGAAGAACTAGCTCCCATATGCTCCATATGTCCTACTTTAAGGATGATTCTAGTGCAGAAG CCTGGGATTACTCTGCATGGGTGCGCAATTATGCTTTATATTTGGAGGAGAGAATTGAATCATTCCGTGTACTGAACTATGACGTTGAAAAGGATCCTTTG AGAACTCGAGATCTTGATACAGTTGGATTGCTCGATCAGTTACCAGCATTACAGCAGCTTCTTTTTCGATTACTTGGTTGCCAG ccACAAGGGTCATCATCTTATAACATCATAATTCAGCATGCACTATCAATG GTTGCTCTAGAGAGTGTTAAGATCCAAACGGCCATCAATGATGCAATACTCAATCTTGTTGACAAG TTCTTTGAGATGCAAAGAGATGACGCTATAAGGGCACTTGACATGTATAAAAGAGCAATTAGCCAG GCAGAACAACTTTCGGAATTTTATGAAGTGTGTAAAAGTATACATATTGGGCGTGGTGAGAGATTCCTAAAAATTGAACAG CCACCTGCATCGTTCCTGGCAGCTATGGAGGAGTATGTGAACAATGCTCCCCTTGCTTCAACAGTTCAGAGAAATCAG GCTGTACTAGCTATAGAGTACAACATAAAATCAGAAGCTGAAGAACCATCAACGCCACCACCTCCAGCTCCAGAACCTGAACCTGAGCCAGTTAAAGAAGTTCCACCCACAGCTGAACCAACAGATTTGCTG GGAATGGATGAATCAACCCCTGACACATCTGAAATAGATCAAAAGAATGCTTCAGCATTGGCAATTGTTCAACAAG CAGATAATGCTCCTAAAGCACCGGCTCCTACCAGTACCGATAGCGTCGCCACCAGCTGGGAGCTGGCGCTAGTCACTGCACCCAGTTCGAATGGAATTGCTGTTACTTCAAGCAAATTG GCCGGTGGACTGGACCTGCTTACACTTGACAGCCTATACAATGAGGCACACAGACAAGCGCAGCAGGCACAGCAGAATGCGAATTACAACCCTTGGGAGACCACTCCAGCATCGGGTCCAATGATGCAACAGCCGATGCACGACCCGTTCTACGCCTCCAATTCCATTGCCACAGCCCGCAACGTGCagatggcggcgatggcgcaGCAACAGCATGCCTTCATGCTCCAGaaggagcagcagcggcagatgatgatggtggcacagcagcagcaagccTCCTCCAATCCGTTCGCCGACCCGTATATGCACGCCGGCGTCCACCCTTATGGCGCTGGGATGCAGCTCCATGCCGGTAACGCTTACACTGGAACTGGGATGATGTAG
- the LOC101765867 gene encoding putative clathrin assembly protein At5g35200 isoform X2, producing MAAGGTGIRKYVGALKDSTTVSIAKVNSDYKELDIAIVKATNHVESPAKEKYIRDIFYHLSPGRPRADVAYCIRALGRRLSKTRNWAVALKTLVVIHRALREVDPTFRDEFISYGRTSSHMLHMSYFKDDSSAEAWDYSAWVRNYALYLEERIESFRVLNYDVEKDPLRTRDLDTVGLLDQLPALQQLLFRLLGCQPQGSSSYNIIIQHALSMVALESVKIQTAINDAILNLVDKFFEMQRDDAIRALDMYKRAISQAEQLSEFYEVCKSIHIGRGERFLKIEQPPASFLAAMEEYVNNAPLASTVQRNQAVLAIEYNIKSEAEEPSTPPPPAPEPEPEPVKEVPPTAEPTDLLGMDESTPDTSEIDQKNASALAIVQQDNAPKAPAPTSTDSVATSWELALVTAPSSNGIAVTSSKLAGGLDLLTLDSLYNEAHRQAQQAQQNANYNPWETTPASGPMMQQPMHDPFYASNSIATARNVQMAAMAQQQHAFMLQKEQQRQMMMVAQQQQASSNPFADPYMHAGVHPYGAGMQLHAGNAYTGTGMM from the exons ATGGCTGCGGGTGGCACAGGTATCAGGAAGTACGTTGGGGCCCTCAAGGACAGCACAACAGTTAGCATAGCAAAAGTAAACAGCGATTATAAG GAGCTGGACATTGCTATTGTGAAGGCCACAAACCATGTTGAGAGTCCAGCAAAGGAGAAGTACATAAGAG ATATTTTTTACCATCTTTCTCCTGGGAGGCCTCGTGCAGATGTAGCCTACTGCATCCGTGCCCTTGGTAGACGTCTTTCGAAGACACGCAACTGGGCG GTTGCTCTGAAGACATTAGTTGTCATACACCGTGCTCTTCGGGAAGTTGATCCTACTTTCCGTGACGAGTTTATTAGTTATGGAAGAACTAGCTCCCATATGCTCCATATGTCCTACTTTAAGGATGATTCTAGTGCAGAAG CCTGGGATTACTCTGCATGGGTGCGCAATTATGCTTTATATTTGGAGGAGAGAATTGAATCATTCCGTGTACTGAACTATGACGTTGAAAAGGATCCTTTG AGAACTCGAGATCTTGATACAGTTGGATTGCTCGATCAGTTACCAGCATTACAGCAGCTTCTTTTTCGATTACTTGGTTGCCAG ccACAAGGGTCATCATCTTATAACATCATAATTCAGCATGCACTATCAATG GTTGCTCTAGAGAGTGTTAAGATCCAAACGGCCATCAATGATGCAATACTCAATCTTGTTGACAAG TTCTTTGAGATGCAAAGAGATGACGCTATAAGGGCACTTGACATGTATAAAAGAGCAATTAGCCAG GCAGAACAACTTTCGGAATTTTATGAAGTGTGTAAAAGTATACATATTGGGCGTGGTGAGAGATTCCTAAAAATTGAACAG CCACCTGCATCGTTCCTGGCAGCTATGGAGGAGTATGTGAACAATGCTCCCCTTGCTTCAACAGTTCAGAGAAATCAG GCTGTACTAGCTATAGAGTACAACATAAAATCAGAAGCTGAAGAACCATCAACGCCACCACCTCCAGCTCCAGAACCTGAACCTGAGCCAGTTAAAGAAGTTCCACCCACAGCTGAACCAACAGATTTGCTG GGAATGGATGAATCAACCCCTGACACATCTGAAATAGATCAAAAGAATGCTTCAGCATTGGCAATTGTTCAACAAG ATAATGCTCCTAAAGCACCGGCTCCTACCAGTACCGATAGCGTCGCCACCAGCTGGGAGCTGGCGCTAGTCACTGCACCCAGTTCGAATGGAATTGCTGTTACTTCAAGCAAATTG GCCGGTGGACTGGACCTGCTTACACTTGACAGCCTATACAATGAGGCACACAGACAAGCGCAGCAGGCACAGCAGAATGCGAATTACAACCCTTGGGAGACCACTCCAGCATCGGGTCCAATGATGCAACAGCCGATGCACGACCCGTTCTACGCCTCCAATTCCATTGCCACAGCCCGCAACGTGCagatggcggcgatggcgcaGCAACAGCATGCCTTCATGCTCCAGaaggagcagcagcggcagatgatgatggtggcacagcagcagcaagccTCCTCCAATCCGTTCGCCGACCCGTATATGCACGCCGGCGTCCACCCTTATGGCGCTGGGATGCAGCTCCATGCCGGTAACGCTTACACTGGAACTGGGATGATGTAG
- the LOC101766830 gene encoding vacuolar protein sorting-associated protein 55 homolog, whose product MALSRSMRTCLHSGRLALLAILVSGGIVLQILACALYNNWWPMLTVLMYLILPMPLIFFLGSDTSSIMSNGGDGWVNFTKFLTGASIVGSIAIPSILKHAGVIGWGALTMELSSFVVFGVAILWFIQMSSEDEYSSVF is encoded by the exons ATGGCACTATCACGTAGTATGAGAACATGTTTGCACAGTGGAAGACTTGCCCTTCTTGCCATATTGGTCTCTGGTGGAATTGTGTTGCAGATCCTG GCTTGTGCTCTCTATAACAACTGGTGGCCAATGCTAACAG TTCTGATGTACCTTATCCTACCGATGCCCCTCATATTTTTCCTGGGTTCTGATACTTCCTCGATTATGTCTAACGGGGGTGATGG CTGGGTGAACTTCACGAAATTCTTGACGGGCGCATCAATAGTGGGGAGCATTGCCATTCCGTCGATCCTAAAGCATGCTGGTGTCATTGGATGGGGAGCCCTGACGATGGAGCTGTCATCGTTCGTGGTCTTCGGCGTGGCGATCCTGTGGTTTATCCAGATGAGCAGTGAAGACGAGTACAGCAGTGTGTTCTAG
- the LOC101767242 gene encoding glutamate--tRNA ligase, cytoplasmic — translation MTMEAKLAFSQDSPPISIICAAKVAGLPLTIDPSLASGSAPTLWFGSGESLHGVNPILHFIARGASFSSFSGQNAIEFGHVAEWLEYAPMFLSGSEFENACSFVDGYLTSRTFVVGHGLTIADIAVWSNLAGIGQRWESLRKSKKYQNLVRWFNSIDAEYKDTLNEIVAAYVGKRGIGKSPAPSLKEKVHDSKDPSAPEVDLPGAKVGQVCVRFAPEPSGYLHIGHAKAALLNKYFAERYQGRLIVRFDDTNPSKESNEFVENLLKDIETLGIKYDAVTYTSDYFPKLMEMAESLIKQGKAYIDDTPKEEMRKERMDGIESRCRNNTVEENLSLWKEMVNGTERGKQCCVRGKLDMQDPNKSLRDPVYYRCNTDPHHRVGSKYKAYPTYDFACPFVDAFEGVTHALRSSEYHDRNAQYYRILQDMGLRRVEIYEFSRLNMVYTLLSKRKLLWFVQNKKVEDWTDPRFPTVQGIVRRGLKVEALIQFILQQGASKNLNLMEWDKLWTINKKLIDPVCARHTAVLKDQRVIFTLTNGPEKPFVRILPRHKKCEAAGKKATTFANRIWLDYADASAISKGEEVTLMDWGNAIIKEIKMENGVITELVGELHLEGSVKTTKLKTTWLADIEELVPLSLVEFDYLISKKKLEEDEDFLDNLNPCTRRETPALGDANMKNLKHGEVIQLERKGYYRCDAPFIRSSKPVVLFAIPDGRQQASLN, via the exons ATGACAATGGAGGCAAAGTTGGCGTTCTCCCAGGACAGCCCACCAATTTCAATCATTTGTGCGGCTAAGGTTGCGGGTCTACCCCTAACCATTGATCCTAGTCTTGCTTCTGGCTCGGCACCCACCCTATGGTTTGGTTCTGG AGAATCACTCCATGGTGTCAACCCAATTCTCCACTTCATTGCCCGCGGTGCATCATTTTCCAGCTTCTCTGGGCAGAATGCTATCGAGTTTGGACAT GTTGCTGAGTGGCTTGAATATGCCCCCATGTTCCTTTCCGGCTCTGAATTTGAAAATGCCTGCTCATTTGTTGATGGATACTTGACCTCCAGGACTTTTGTGGTTGGTCATGGGCTGACAATTGCTGACATTGCAGTTTGGTCAAATCTTGCTG GGATTGGTCAACGGTGGGAGAGTCTAAGGAAATCGAAGAAATACCAAAATCTTGTCCGCTGGTTCAACAGCATAGATGCAGAATACAAAGACACACTGAATGAAATCGTGGCCGCATATGTTGGGAAAAGAGGAATTGGAAAATCTCCTGCACCGAGCCTCAAGGAAAAGGTACATGATTCAAAGGACCCATCAGCTCCAGAAGTTGATCTCCCTGGTGCAAAAGTTGGGCAAGTTTGTGTTCGTTTTGCACCAGAGCCTAGCGGGTACCTCCATATTGGTCATGCAAAGGCTGCACTATTGAACAAATACTTTGCTGAAAGATATCAAGGGCGCCTAATAGTTCGATTTGATGACACAAACCCTTCAAAAGAAAGCAATGAGTTCGTTGAGAACCTTCTGAAAGATATCGAGACATTGGGGATCAAATATGATGCTGTCACGTACACATCTGACTATTTTCCAAAGCTAATGGAAATGGCTGAAAGTTTGATTAAGCAGGGGAAAGCATATATTGATGATACGCCAAAGGAGGAGATGAGAAAAGAGAGGATGGATGGTATTGAATCAAGGTGCAGAAATAATACTGTTGAGGAAAATCTCTCATTATGGAAAGAGATGGTTAATGGGACTGAAAGGGGCAAGCAGTGCTGTGTGCGGGGTAAACTCGACATGCAGGATCCTAACAAGTCGCTCAGGGATCCTGTTTACTACCGCTGTAATACTGATCCTCACCATCGTGTTGGTTCAAAGTACAAGGCCTATCCAACATATGACTTTGCTTGCCCATTTGTTGATGCATTCGAGGGAGTGACACATGCTCTTCGTTCCAGTGAATACCATGACCGGAATGCACAATATTATCGAATTCTTCAAGATATGGGGTTGAGGAGAGTAGAAATTTATGAATTCAGCAGATTGAATATGGTTTACACTCTTCTCAGCAAGCGGAAGCTTCTTTGGTTTGTACAAAATAAGAAGGTTGAGGATTGGACTGATCCACGTTTTCCCACTGTTCAAGGCATTGTCCGTCGTGGCTTGAAGGTTGAGGCATTGATACAATTTATACTCCAACAG GGTGCTTCAAAAAATCTGAATCTGATGGAGTGGGATAAACTGTGGACAATCAACAAGAAGCTAATCGATCCAGTGTGCGCAAGGCATACTGCTGTGCTGAAAGATCAGCGCGTGATCTTTACTCTTACCAATGGTCCAGAGAAGCCATTTGTTCGAATTTTACCGAGGCATAAGAAATGTGAGGCTGCTGGAAAGAAGGCTACAACCTTTGCTAACAGAATTTGGCTAGATTATGCTGATGCATCAGCCATTAGCAAGGGTGAGGAAGTAACCCTAATGGACTGGGGGAATGCTATCATTAAAGAGATCAAGATGGAGAATGGAGTGATTACTGAACTAGTTGGAGAACTACATCTTGAGGGCTCTGTTAAGACAACAAAATTGAAGACCACATGGCTAGCAGATATAGAGGAGCTCGTCCCCCTTTCGTTGGTGGAATTCGATTATCTCATCAGCAAGAAAAAG ctggaggaggatgaagactTCCTCGACAATCTCAACCCTTGCACTCGGCGAGAGACCCCAGCCCTCGGAGATGCAAACATGAAGAACCTCAAGCATGGAGAGGTCATACAGCTCGAGAGGAAAGGCTACTACAGGTGTGACGCCCCGTTTATCAGGTCATCGAAACCGGTGGTCCTGTTTGCGATCCCAGATGGTCGACAGCAGGCCTCGCTGAACTAG
- the LOC101767904 gene encoding vesicle-associated membrane protein 711 gives MGGKIEYAVVARGAVVLAEHGAAGSNAGAVARQVLERLPDGAADCNVSYTQDLHVFHAKRTDGITALCMADDAAGRRIPFAFLADIHGRFVKAYGRAALTALAYAMNDEFSRVLSQQMDYYSNNPNADSINRMRGEIDQVRSVMLDNIDRVLERGDRLELLVDKTATMEGNTMRFKRQARRFRNTMWWRNVKLTAAVILILTVIVYLVLAYMCHGFTLPSCVP, from the exons ATGGGGGGCAAGATCGAGTACGCCGTGGTGGCGCGGGGCGcggtggtgctggcggagcaCGGCGCGGCGGGGAGCAACGCGGGCGCCGTGGCGCGGCAGGTGCTGGAGCGCCtccccgacggcgccgccgactGCAACGTCTCCTACACGCAGGACCTCCACGTCTTCCACGCCAAGCGCACCGACGGCATCACCGCGCTCTGCAtggccgacgacgccgccggcc GCCGCATTCCTTTCGCGTTCCTTGCGGACATCCATGGGCGATTTGTGAAGGCGTATGGCCGCGCCGCTCTCACGGCTCTCGCTTACGCGATGAACGACGAGTTCTCCAGGGTTTTGAGCCAGCAGATGGACTACTATTCCAACAACCCCAACGCAGACAGCATAAATCGCATGAGGGGCGAGATCGATCAG GTCCGGAGCGTTATGCTGGACAACATTGACAGGGTGCTCGAGAGAGGTGACCGCCTGGAACTGCTCGTGGACAAGACCGCAACCATGGAAGGGAACACGATGCGGTTTAAACGGCAAGCTCGCAGGTTCAGGAACACCATGTGGTGGAGGAATGTGAAGCTCAC AGCGGCAGTGATTCTCATCCTCACGGTGATAGTGTACCTCGTGCTCGCCTACATGTGCCACGGCTTCACCCTACCGTCCTGCGTCCCGTGA
- the LOC101768310 gene encoding 26S proteasome regulatory subunit 6A homolog → MSTAAPAPAAMAVDDAEDDQLASMSTEDIIRAARLLDNEIRVHKDELQRTNLELESVKEKIKENQEKIKLNKQLPYLVGNIVEILEMNPEDEAEEDGANIDLDSQRKGKCVVLKTSTRQTIFLPVIGLVDPDKLKPGDLVGVNKDSYLILDTLPSEYDSRVKAMEVDEKPTEDYNDIGGLEKQIQELVEAIVLPMTHKDRFQRLGIRPPKGVLLYGPPGTGKTLMARACAAQTNATFLKLAGPQLVQMFIGDGAKLVRDAFQLAKEKAPCIIFIDEIDAIGTKRFDSEVSGDREVQRTMLELLNQLDGFSSDERIKVIAATNRADILDPALMRSGRLDRKIEFPHPSEEARARILQIHSRKMNVNPDVNFEELARSTDDFNGAQLKAVCVEAGMLALRRDATEVTHEDFNEGIIQVQAKKKSSLNYYA, encoded by the exons ATGTCGACGgcagcgcccgcgccggccgccatgGCCGTGGACGACGCGGAGGACGACCAGCTCGCCTCCATGTCCACGGAGGACATCATCAGGGCCGCCCGCCTCCTCGACAACGAGATCCGCGTCCACAAG GACGAGCTGCAGCGGACGAACCTGGAGCTCGAGTCCGTCAAGGAGAAGATCAAGGAGAACCAGGAAAAGATCAAGCTCAACAAGCAGCTGCCCTACCTCGTCGGCAACATAGTCGAG ATTTTGGAAATGAACCCTGAGGATGAGGCCGAAGAGGATGGTGCTAATATTGACCTGGACTCACAAAGGAAAGGGAAATGTGTTGTTCTCAAGACATCCACTAGACAA ACTATATTCCTTCCTGTAATTGGGTTAGTTGACCCTGATAAGCTGAAGCCTGGCGATTTAGTAGGAGTCAACAAAGACAGCTACTTGATACTCGATACATTGCCTTCGGAGTACGACTCACGGGTGAAGGCAATGGAAGTAGATGAAAAGCCTACTGAGGATTATAATGACATTGGAGGACTTGAGAAGCAG ATTCAAGAGCTTGTGGAAGCTATAGTGCTGCCAATGACACACAAGGATCGCTTCCAGAGGTTGGGTATTCGTCCCCCTAAAGGGGTTCTTCTGTACGGACCACCTGGGACTGGGAAGACACTCATGGCTCGTGCATGCGCTGCACAGACTAATGCGACATTTCTGAAACTGGCTGGTCCGCAACTTGTTCAG ATGTTCATCGGTGATGGAGCCAAGCTTGTTCGAGATGCTTTTCAGCTGGCCAAGGAGAAAGCCCCCTGCATCATATTTATTGATGAAATTGATGCCATTGGAACAAAGCGTTTTGACAG TGAAGTGAGCGGAGACAGAGAAGTGCAAAGGACAATGTTGGAATTGCTGAATCAGCTTGATGGATTTAGCAGTGATGAGAGGATAAAG GTGATAGCTGCGACAAATCGTGCTGATATTCTTGATCCTGCTCTGATGCGATCTGGTCGTCTGGACCGGAAGATTGAGTTCCCTCATCCATCAGAAGAAGCACGAGCTAGAATTTTGCAG ATTCACTCCAGGAAGATGAATGTAAATCCGGATGTTAACTTTGAAGAGTTGGCGCGTTCGACTGATGATTTCAATGGTGCTCAGCTAAAGGCTGTCTGCGTGGAAGCTGGCATGCTTGCTCTACGCCGAGACGCAACGGAGGTTACACACGAGGATTTCAACGAGGGAATCATCCAAGTGCAGGCAAAGAAGAAGTCCAGCTTGAATTACTACGCATAA